The following proteins come from a genomic window of Terribacillus aidingensis:
- a CDS encoding type II secretion system F family protein has protein sequence MEQQMLFLQQLHRLRTQGYDMARSLDFLHWQPQWRTATQTLQEDLKQGLRLDEAFSHARFSSLIVIHFYVAHHDGNLEDALARSYTTMQKQMQQLAKFKKVTRYPIFLLLSILLLLLFVKLYVYPSFLSLFAYSAESANLLRFFSNLVNLLLYASLLLGVIGISLYFLQGSFKKRWPSAKKRYYLERIPVIHKIARTRTSFQFAIQLGNLLSAGLSLYESLQLLSKQQYHDMLQLYSSVLLYQLTSGNTLKECLPSFPLLDAQLQSILVKENDVSSQSKDLLMYAEIMTTKMEDRTKTALYLLQPILLCIMALCIIIVYLSLLLPMFQMVHTL, from the coding sequence ATGGAACAGCAGATGCTTTTCCTCCAACAGCTTCATCGACTCAGAACACAAGGATATGATATGGCTCGCTCGCTGGATTTCCTTCACTGGCAGCCGCAATGGCGAACGGCTACACAGACTCTACAGGAAGATCTTAAGCAAGGTTTGCGACTGGACGAAGCCTTTTCACACGCTCGTTTTTCATCGTTAATCGTCATTCACTTTTATGTGGCACATCATGACGGAAACTTGGAAGATGCATTGGCAAGAAGCTACACTACTATGCAAAAACAAATGCAGCAGCTTGCTAAGTTCAAGAAAGTCACCCGTTACCCCATTTTTCTTCTATTGAGTATTCTGCTGCTGCTTCTTTTTGTTAAGCTTTATGTCTATCCTTCTTTTCTATCTCTTTTTGCTTATTCCGCAGAATCAGCAAACCTTCTCCGCTTTTTCTCCAATCTGGTGAATTTACTTTTGTATGCAAGCTTACTCCTCGGTGTGATAGGAATCAGTCTATATTTCCTTCAAGGATCCTTTAAGAAACGCTGGCCATCCGCAAAGAAACGCTATTACTTGGAGCGCATACCTGTTATTCACAAAATAGCCCGCACAAGGACAAGCTTCCAGTTCGCCATTCAGCTTGGTAATCTTCTTTCAGCGGGACTTTCCCTGTATGAAAGTCTCCAGCTTTTATCAAAACAGCAATATCATGACATGCTTCAATTGTACAGCAGTGTCTTACTATACCAGCTGACCTCAGGTAATACATTGAAGGAATGTCTGCCAAGTTTTCCACTGCTTGATGCCCAGCTTCAGAGTATTTTGGTGAAAGAAAATGATGTTTCATCACAATCGAAAGATTTGCTGATGTATGCAGAGATCATGACAACTAAAATGGAAGATCGAACAAAAACTGCCCTCTATCTGCTCCAGCCTATTCTGCTTTGCATCATGGCACTATGCATCATTATTGTCTATCTATCTTTGCTTCTCCCTATGTTTCAGATGGTTCATACACTTTAG
- a CDS encoding YqzE family protein codes for MSSNDYFRFVTQELVKKMDAPKQEKKQKEKEKHQLHGKWFGVLPFAFKLFFRSRKK; via the coding sequence ATGTCTTCCAATGATTATTTCCGATTCGTAACCCAGGAGCTGGTGAAAAAGATGGATGCACCGAAGCAGGAGAAGAAACAGAAGGAAAAAGAAAAACACCAGCTGCACGGAAAGTGGTTTGGTGTTCTGCCATTTGCTTTCAAGCTGTTCTTCCGTAGTCGTAAAAAGTAA
- the comGA gene encoding competence type IV pilus ATPase ComGA has product MLDSPSVFAASLMEEAIQQQASDIHFTPEEDETSVFIRIHGKRVLHSRLSTPSFRKLIAYYKFVSGMDIGEMQKPQDGAMPFSYKGQKQYSLRLSTLPLKQTESLAIRILPQSDAPLLDQLFLFPFQISSLRQLLLESTGILLFTGPTGSGKTTTMYSILQDLLRIKACQAITLEDPIEKRMENMLQVQVNEKAGLTYQAGLKAALRHDPDVLMIGEIRDESTARFAFETARTGHLVISTLHAKNAAGAIHRLKEMGIPIADLHHTLIGVASLELLPITTPHPSRAAIMELADSSQISRMLKTNKTSFLTFAKLRRKAYAYGFITKENYQLQEGRQTVYGTADAFPPTASSTQNTRI; this is encoded by the coding sequence GTGCTGGATAGCCCTTCAGTTTTTGCGGCTAGTTTGATGGAAGAAGCGATACAGCAGCAGGCGTCAGACATTCATTTCACACCGGAAGAAGATGAAACAAGCGTATTCATACGGATACACGGAAAGCGTGTCCTGCATAGTCGCTTATCGACTCCGAGTTTTCGCAAGCTGATTGCTTACTATAAATTTGTCAGCGGTATGGATATCGGAGAGATGCAAAAACCTCAGGATGGGGCAATGCCATTTTCGTATAAGGGACAAAAGCAATATTCTCTTCGTCTATCTACCCTGCCGCTGAAACAAACAGAAAGCTTGGCAATTCGTATACTTCCCCAAAGTGATGCACCCTTGCTCGACCAGTTGTTTTTATTTCCGTTCCAAATAAGTTCATTGCGGCAACTATTGCTGGAAAGTACAGGAATTCTCCTGTTCACAGGTCCGACAGGCAGCGGGAAAACGACGACAATGTATAGCATCCTGCAGGATTTATTGCGAATCAAAGCATGTCAGGCTATCACATTGGAGGATCCGATTGAGAAACGAATGGAAAACATGCTGCAGGTGCAAGTGAATGAGAAGGCAGGCCTTACGTATCAAGCAGGATTAAAAGCAGCGCTGCGGCATGATCCAGATGTGCTGATGATCGGAGAAATCCGCGATGAATCCACAGCCCGCTTCGCCTTCGAAACGGCAAGGACTGGACATCTTGTCATCAGCACGCTGCATGCCAAAAATGCAGCAGGTGCTATTCACCGCTTGAAGGAAATGGGAATTCCAATAGCTGACTTGCATCATACGTTAATTGGTGTCGCTTCGTTGGAACTTCTTCCTATCACAACGCCCCATCCTTCACGTGCGGCCATTATGGAGCTGGCCGACTCTTCACAAATCAGCCGCATGCTGAAAACTAATAAAACATCTTTCCTGACATTCGCAAAACTTAGGAGGAAAGCCTATGCATATGGTTTTATCACGAAAGAAAATTATCAACTTCAAGAAGGAAGACAAACTGTCTATGGAACAGCAGATGCTTTTCCTCCAACAGCTTCATCGACTCAGAACACAAGGATATGA